The following proteins are encoded in a genomic region of Acetobacter oryzoeni:
- a CDS encoding acetyl-CoA carboxylase carboxyltransferase subunit alpha: MRQFLDFEKPVAELENKIDELRQMTDPNGVNIEEETARLSEKAEKHLRAIYAKLTPWQKVQVARHAQRPHTQDYVNALITDFTPLAGDRLFADDKAVIGGMGRFDGTPVMVIGTERGSDLETRLQHNFGMARPEGYRKAQRLMRMAGHFNMPILTFIDTAGAWPGIDAEQRGQAEAIARSIATCFEVPVPLVATVIGEGGSGGAVALGAGDRVMMLENAIYSVISPEACASILWRDPKQASTAAETLRLTAQDLQKLGLIDRIIPEPVGGAQREPAVAIESVRTALTEELKTLLPIAPARLKELRREKFLAMGREALS; this comes from the coding sequence ATGCGTCAGTTCCTGGATTTCGAAAAGCCCGTCGCCGAACTTGAAAACAAGATCGACGAACTGCGGCAAATGACTGACCCCAACGGGGTCAACATAGAAGAAGAAACGGCCCGTCTTTCTGAAAAGGCGGAAAAGCACCTGCGTGCCATCTATGCCAAGCTTACGCCGTGGCAGAAGGTGCAGGTGGCCCGCCATGCGCAGCGTCCGCACACGCAGGACTATGTGAATGCGCTGATAACAGACTTTACACCGCTGGCGGGAGACCGCCTGTTTGCAGATGATAAAGCTGTTATTGGCGGCATGGGCCGTTTTGACGGCACACCGGTTATGGTGATCGGGACTGAACGCGGCTCAGACCTGGAAACCCGGCTCCAGCATAATTTTGGCATGGCGCGGCCAGAAGGCTACCGCAAGGCGCAACGGCTGATGAGAATGGCCGGGCACTTTAACATGCCGATTCTAACATTTATTGATACCGCAGGCGCATGGCCCGGTATTGATGCCGAACAGCGCGGGCAGGCTGAAGCCATTGCCCGTTCTATTGCTACCTGTTTTGAAGTGCCCGTACCGCTTGTTGCCACTGTAATTGGTGAAGGTGGTTCTGGTGGTGCTGTGGCGCTGGGTGCTGGTGACCGGGTGATGATGTTGGAAAACGCCATCTACTCCGTTATCTCGCCCGAAGCCTGTGCCTCCATTTTGTGGCGTGATCCCAAGCAGGCCAGCACGGCGGCAGAAACACTGCGGCTGACGGCGCAGGATTTGCAAAAGCTGGGGCTGATTGACCGGATTATTCCCGAACCCGTGGGCGGCGCGCAGCGTGAACCCGCAGTGGCTATCGAGTCTGTTCGCACCGCGCTGACAGAAGAACTTAAAACGCTTCTGCCAATTGCTCCGGCACGCCTGAAAGAACTGCGGCGTGAAAAGTTTCTGGCAATGGGGCGCGAAGCCCTGAGCTAA
- a CDS encoding competence/damage-inducible protein A codes for MRRTSALILIGNEILSGRTKDENIQFLALRLGELGIPLREIRVIPDIRETIINTVTEMRAKYDEVFTTGGIGPTHDDITAPCVAEAFGVPWEFHPPTFKLLETYFGPEEFNAARQRMAKLPQGATPIVNPVSLAPGFSIGNVHVMAGVPRIMRGMFDSLAPSLQKGAPVFSRTWHTTSLFEGTLADGLEDIQNRFPDLDIGSYPFHREDGRRGVALVAKGQNRAEVEEAASAIHDLIKTKGGTPIEGEPPV; via the coding sequence ATGCGCCGCACCTCCGCCCTTATTCTTATTGGCAACGAAATCCTTTCCGGCCGCACAAAAGATGAAAACATCCAGTTTCTGGCCCTCCGCTTAGGGGAACTGGGGATTCCTCTGCGCGAAATCCGTGTGATTCCAGATATCCGGGAAACCATCATCAACACCGTGACAGAAATGCGCGCAAAGTATGATGAGGTATTTACCACTGGTGGCATTGGCCCCACGCATGATGACATCACAGCCCCCTGTGTTGCCGAAGCTTTTGGTGTGCCGTGGGAGTTCCACCCGCCCACCTTCAAACTGCTGGAAACCTATTTTGGGCCGGAAGAATTTAACGCCGCCCGCCAGCGCATGGCCAAGCTGCCGCAGGGTGCCACACCCATTGTAAACCCGGTTTCACTGGCCCCGGGCTTTAGCATTGGCAATGTGCACGTTATGGCGGGCGTGCCCCGCATTATGCGCGGCATGTTTGATAGCCTTGCCCCCAGCCTGCAAAAAGGCGCGCCAGTCTTTTCTCGCACATGGCACACCACATCACTTTTTGAAGGCACATTGGCTGACGGGTTAGAGGATATTCAGAATCGCTTTCCGGATCTGGATATCGGATCCTACCCTTTCCATCGAGAAGATGGCCGCCGCGGTGTAGCACTTGTGGCCAAAGGACAGAACCGCGCCGAGGTGGAAGAAGCAGCCAGCGCTATCCATGATCTTATCAAAACAAAAGGCGGCACCCCCATAGAAGGAGAACCGCCTGTCTAA
- a CDS encoding lysine--tRNA ligase, with the protein MSESRSAPVSDLPRAWPFEEARKLADHVGVRSTANGEDDARPALLETGYGPSGLPHIGTFGEVARTSWVRQAYTALTGRPSRLLAFSDDMDALRKVPDNVPQRDMLEKYIGQPLSRVPDPFGTHESFAAHNNARLCAFLDSFGFEYEFASSTQYYTSGRFDAALRRVLEVHDEILKVILPTLGADRRATYSPVLPLHPRTGEVMQVKMDAIDAAAGTVRWTDPSNGEVFETPVTGGHAKMQWKADWAMRWYALGVDYEMSGKDLIDSVRLSGRICKILGGTPPAGLTYELFLDEKGQKISKSKGNGLSVEEWLRYAPPESLGQFMFNQPQRAKRLYFDVIPKTADEYLTHVDKAKVLQAENPKGNDLRANPAWFIHKGHIPEDAGSPVPFSMLLNLASVANAETPEVLWGFIRRYDAAVSPETHPMLACLVKHAVAYYADFVRPAKTFRAPTEQERAALTDLAECLRGYEGEAADASTLQNLVFEVGKRHAFEPLRSWFTCLYEVLLGQKEGPRFGGFVALYGVAETVALIDTALLRETQV; encoded by the coding sequence ATGTCAGAAAGCCGATCCGCTCCCGTTTCCGATCTTCCACGTGCCTGGCCTTTTGAGGAGGCGCGTAAACTAGCCGATCATGTTGGTGTGCGCAGCACCGCCAACGGTGAGGACGATGCACGCCCGGCGTTGCTGGAAACGGGCTATGGCCCTTCCGGCCTGCCGCATATTGGCACGTTTGGTGAGGTTGCCCGCACATCATGGGTGCGGCAGGCCTATACAGCCCTGACAGGCCGCCCCTCGCGCCTGCTGGCTTTTTCCGATGATATGGATGCCCTGCGCAAGGTGCCCGATAACGTGCCCCAGCGCGACATGCTGGAAAAATATATCGGTCAGCCACTTTCCCGCGTGCCAGATCCGTTCGGCACGCACGAATCGTTTGCCGCACATAACAACGCCCGTCTGTGCGCGTTTCTGGATAGCTTCGGTTTTGAATACGAATTTGCGTCTTCCACCCAGTATTACACCTCTGGCCGGTTTGATGCTGCACTCCGCCGCGTGCTGGAAGTGCATGATGAGATTCTAAAGGTTATCCTGCCCACCTTGGGGGCAGACCGGCGCGCCACTTATTCCCCCGTTCTGCCGCTGCACCCCCGTACGGGTGAGGTTATGCAGGTAAAGATGGACGCCATAGATGCCGCAGCCGGCACTGTGCGCTGGACAGACCCTTCCAACGGTGAGGTGTTTGAAACACCCGTAACCGGTGGCCACGCCAAAATGCAGTGGAAGGCCGACTGGGCCATGCGCTGGTATGCGCTGGGCGTTGATTACGAAATGTCTGGTAAGGATCTGATAGACAGCGTGCGGCTTTCTGGCCGTATCTGCAAGATTCTGGGCGGCACACCGCCTGCAGGGCTGACATATGAGCTATTTCTGGATGAAAAAGGCCAGAAGATTTCCAAATCCAAGGGCAACGGGCTTTCTGTTGAAGAATGGCTACGTTACGCCCCGCCAGAAAGCCTTGGGCAGTTCATGTTCAACCAGCCGCAGCGTGCCAAGCGGTTGTATTTTGATGTCATCCCCAAAACGGCGGATGAATATCTGACACATGTTGATAAGGCCAAGGTGCTGCAGGCCGAAAACCCCAAGGGGAATGACCTGCGCGCCAACCCGGCATGGTTTATCCATAAAGGCCATATCCCCGAAGATGCGGGCAGCCCGGTACCGTTTAGCATGCTGCTGAACCTTGCCAGCGTTGCCAATGCAGAAACGCCAGAAGTGCTGTGGGGCTTTATCCGCCGGTATGATGCTGCCGTTTCGCCCGAAACGCACCCCATGCTGGCATGTTTGGTGAAACATGCTGTAGCGTATTACGCAGATTTCGTGCGCCCGGCCAAAACCTTCCGCGCGCCAACCGAGCAGGAACGTGCTGCGCTAACGGATCTGGCAGAGTGCCTGCGTGGGTATGAAGGTGAGGCCGCAGATGCCTCTACCTTGCAGAATCTGGTGTTCGAGGTAGGCAAGCGCCACGCGTTTGAGCCGCTGCGTAGCTGGTTTACCTGTTTGTATGAAGTTCTGCTGGGCCAGAAGGAAGGGCCGCGCTTTGGCGGCTTTGTTGCGCTGTATGGCGTGGCAGAAACTGTGGCCCTGATAGATACAGCCCTCCTGCGTGAGACGCAGGTTTAA
- a CDS encoding lysylphosphatidylglycerol synthase domain-containing protein: MTQTPPPPAPPSSLPGGGGWKKWLKHLPHILGLLLMVAAIVVVQHELRHLRISDIRHAMEAIPARQMWMAVGCTLLSYFILSFYDRLAVIQVGYSKLPFRRAAFAAFCSYVLSHNLGFSAVSGAAVRYRLYRNWGVNSFAIAQIIAFCSATYLLGAAVLIGAVLIWEPTVLPGIGHRVPASVLAVIGALMWCGVAAYIGLAFKVREFRFRKWVVELPSPRMAIMQTLVATAEVAATASIAFVLLPPSAGVDFGSFLAIYIASYTAGLVASVPGGLGVFDGAMLLALGPYMPAPQILGMVLIFRLFYYIIPLFLAGIMFAGHELFLRGDAALAEKKNRKIQNNPDAAAAPAPAQRRPSQVVRESEAAFSVAVATGTVSLCGVMLICLVMLDPVPKFAMVPESLLTMARVGGNYVLSLMGVVLISLAIGLSQRVTLAWRGALYLLLTATVLTFLRGNTFFVPVMLGLSALFIAPFRSCYYRHARLLSEPLSTGTLLSLLLLFGCVIALATRHDTSGSWWQMMLATHARGSVRWTIALSVGLALFVVARLMWPGRIAVREWDEDAYTHYKNLDHALPDIQAFQPQGYVTGEAGEAILPLYRRDAYLVALGDPAGEETDSISAIWKFRDLALQERLKPVFWQVGNDFLRIYDDIGLSVWALNDGSGFNFCYPADDIAQASRFVKTYKGGAGNLVPSDFS, from the coding sequence ATGACGCAGACCCCACCCCCACCAGCTCCCCCTTCTTCGCTTCCGGGCGGAGGGGGATGGAAAAAGTGGCTCAAGCATCTGCCGCATATTCTTGGCCTGCTGCTTATGGTGGCGGCCATTGTGGTGGTGCAGCATGAACTGCGGCACCTGCGTATTTCAGACATCCGCCACGCCATGGAGGCCATTCCGGCCCGACAGATGTGGATGGCGGTTGGCTGCACGCTGCTGTCTTACTTTATCCTGTCCTTTTATGATCGGCTGGCCGTCATTCAGGTGGGGTATAGTAAGCTACCTTTTCGGCGGGCGGCTTTTGCGGCGTTCTGTTCCTACGTGCTTTCGCACAATCTGGGCTTTTCTGCCGTGTCTGGCGCGGCGGTGCGGTATCGGCTTTACCGCAATTGGGGCGTTAATTCCTTTGCCATAGCCCAGATTATAGCCTTCTGCTCCGCCACCTATCTGTTGGGTGCTGCGGTGCTGATAGGTGCGGTGCTGATCTGGGAGCCCACGGTGCTGCCGGGCATTGGCCACCGTGTGCCCGCATCTGTGCTGGCGGTTATTGGCGCGCTGATGTGGTGCGGTGTGGCCGCTTACATCGGGCTGGCGTTTAAGGTGCGGGAATTCCGCTTCCGCAAATGGGTGGTGGAACTGCCATCCCCCCGTATGGCCATTATGCAAACACTGGTGGCCACGGCAGAGGTTGCGGCTACGGCCAGCATTGCTTTTGTGCTGCTTCCCCCCAGTGCCGGGGTGGATTTTGGATCTTTTCTGGCCATTTACATTGCGTCTTACACAGCCGGGCTGGTGGCCAGTGTGCCGGGCGGTCTGGGTGTGTTTGATGGGGCCATGCTGCTGGCTTTAGGCCCCTATATGCCAGCACCGCAGATTTTGGGCATGGTGCTGATTTTCCGGCTTTTCTATTACATTATTCCGCTGTTTCTGGCGGGGATCATGTTTGCCGGGCACGAGCTGTTTTTGCGCGGTGATGCTGCTCTGGCAGAAAAGAAAAACCGCAAGATACAAAACAACCCGGATGCCGCCGCGGCTCCGGCGCCCGCGCAGCGCAGGCCCAGCCAGGTTGTGCGGGAAAGTGAGGCCGCTTTTTCTGTGGCCGTGGCAACGGGTACGGTTTCACTTTGCGGGGTTATGCTGATCTGTCTGGTGATGCTGGACCCCGTGCCCAAATTTGCCATGGTGCCAGAAAGCCTGCTGACAATGGCCCGTGTGGGCGGCAACTATGTGCTTTCCCTTATGGGTGTAGTGCTTATCAGCTTGGCTATTGGGCTTTCCCAGCGGGTTACGCTGGCATGGCGTGGCGCGCTGTATCTGCTGCTTACCGCAACTGTGCTGACGTTTTTGCGCGGTAATACGTTTTTTGTGCCGGTTATGCTGGGGCTTTCTGCGCTGTTTATTGCGCCGTTCCGCTCCTGCTATTACCGGCACGCGCGGCTTTTGAGCGAACCTCTTTCCACCGGAACCCTGCTTTCCTTGCTGCTGCTGTTTGGCTGTGTGATCGCACTGGCCACCCGGCATGATACGTCTGGTAGTTGGTGGCAGATGATGCTGGCCACACATGCCCGGGGTTCCGTACGCTGGACAATCGCGCTTTCTGTGGGCTTGGCGCTGTTTGTTGTGGCGCGGCTGATGTGGCCGGGGCGTATTGCCGTGCGGGAGTGGGATGAAGATGCCTACACCCATTATAAAAATCTGGATCACGCCCTGCCAGATATTCAGGCATTTCAGCCTCAGGGGTATGTGACAGGGGAAGCGGGAGAGGCCATTTTGCCGCTTTACCGGCGAGATGCCTATCTGGTGGCATTGGGGGACCCGGCAGGGGAAGAAACAGACAGTATTTCTGCTATCTGGAAATTTCGGGATCTGGCCTTGCAGGAAAGGCTAAAACCCGTGTTTTGGCAGGTGGGAAATGACTTCCTGCGTATTTACGATGATATCGGGCTGAGTGTATGGGCACTTAATGATGGCAGTGGATTTAATTTCTGCTATCCAGCGGACGATATTGCGCAGGCATCACGCTTTGTTAAAACGTACAAGGGTGGTGCGGGCAATTTGGTGCCATCAGATTTTTCGTGA
- a CDS encoding MarC family protein: MSAHFPAMLLTATAFTSSISSFLLAFPALFSIVNPFGAALIFAQATAGRSQTEIMALARLVSFYSLCLIMASLWLGSMVLAFFGITVNALRVAGGLVVAVRAWDLLQSPETVEAQKEKQALQGGRTVMAPNWADAAFFPLAMPFTVGPGTIAVAIALGSGCPADEPFWAYTIGTTLAGVCVVAIVWAAYSGADKLVSMLGVTGTRIVSRMAALVLLCIGVQILAAGVQGFATDMWRHLLAIKLHA, translated from the coding sequence ATGTCAGCTCATTTTCCCGCAATGCTGTTAACAGCAACAGCATTTACATCTTCCATTTCCTCGTTTCTGCTGGCGTTTCCTGCGCTGTTTTCCATTGTAAACCCGTTTGGGGCTGCGCTTATTTTTGCGCAGGCAACAGCAGGCCGCTCGCAAACTGAAATTATGGCACTGGCGCGGCTGGTGTCTTTTTACTCCCTCTGCCTCATCATGGCCTCGCTTTGGCTGGGCAGTATGGTGCTGGCGTTTTTCGGTATCACCGTAAATGCGCTGCGCGTTGCCGGTGGGCTGGTTGTGGCTGTGCGTGCGTGGGATCTGCTGCAAAGCCCGGAAACGGTTGAAGCACAAAAGGAAAAGCAGGCTCTGCAAGGTGGCCGTACGGTTATGGCCCCTAACTGGGCCGATGCCGCGTTTTTCCCGCTTGCCATGCCGTTTACGGTGGGGCCGGGCACAATTGCCGTGGCCATTGCCCTTGGTTCTGGCTGCCCGGCAGATGAACCTTTCTGGGCGTACACCATTGGCACCACGCTGGCTGGTGTGTGTGTTGTGGCTATTGTATGGGCCGCTTATTCTGGCGCGGATAAGCTGGTATCCATGCTGGGTGTGACCGGCACGCGTATTGTCAGCCGTATGGCAGCGCTGGTGCTGCTGTGCATTGGTGTGCAGATTTTGGCCGCAGGCGTGCAGGGCTTTGCCACAGATATGTGGCGGCACCTGCTTGCCATAAAACTACACGCATAA
- a CDS encoding 23S rRNA (adenine(2030)-N(6))-methyltransferase RlmJ has protein sequence MNYRHAYHAGNFADCMKHALLVTLLQSFLRKPAPFMVLDTHAGIGRYDLHSPEAEKTQEWRDGIGKLWNEDAASPLADWLEQVKKAGGPEYYPGSPLIIAQMLRAQDSLICCEKHPEDKRSLYRLFSNTPNVTVHERDAYEALRALLPPKTAKRGLILIDPPFEEPGEFDRLAQAVQTIQARFANAIIAIWYPIKHRTPVRIFHETLMGTGIRNICVAELLMRPPHNPDQLNGAGLLVIRPPFGFAEKAGAQLERLQHVLGAHESCITQLVAE, from the coding sequence ATGAACTATCGCCACGCCTACCACGCCGGCAACTTTGCCGACTGCATGAAACACGCCCTGCTGGTTACCCTGCTGCAAAGTTTTTTGCGCAAACCCGCACCTTTTATGGTGCTGGACACGCATGCCGGTATTGGCCGGTATGATCTGCACAGCCCAGAAGCCGAAAAAACGCAGGAATGGCGAGATGGCATTGGCAAGCTGTGGAATGAGGATGCCGCCAGCCCGCTGGCAGATTGGCTGGAGCAGGTAAAAAAAGCCGGCGGGCCTGAGTATTACCCCGGTTCCCCGCTTATTATTGCGCAAATGCTGCGGGCGCAGGATTCGTTAATCTGCTGCGAAAAGCACCCAGAAGATAAACGCAGCCTTTACCGGCTCTTTAGCAACACCCCCAATGTCACGGTGCATGAGCGCGATGCTTACGAGGCCCTGCGTGCCCTGTTACCCCCAAAAACCGCCAAGCGCGGGCTGATTTTGATTGATCCACCATTTGAAGAACCGGGAGAATTCGACCGGCTCGCACAAGCGGTGCAAACCATTCAGGCCCGCTTTGCCAATGCAATTATTGCTATTTGGTACCCCATCAAGCACCGCACGCCGGTTCGGATTTTTCATGAAACGCTCATGGGCACCGGTATCCGCAATATCTGCGTAGCAGAACTGCTTATGCGCCCGCCACACAACCCGGATCAGCTTAACGGCGCGGGCCTACTTGTTATCCGCCCGCCATTTGGCTTTGCAGAAAAAGCAGGCGCACAGCTTGAACGGCTGCAACACGTGCTGGGCGCGCATGAAAGCTGCATCACCCAGCTTGTAGCGGAATAA
- the tsaD gene encoding tRNA (adenosine(37)-N6)-threonylcarbamoyltransferase complex transferase subunit TsaD produces the protein MNETAQNRRPDGPILAIESSCDETACAILAPDGTVLAQRVISQDGHADFGGVVPEIAARAHLALLPNLVKATLQDANIAPATLSFIAASTGPGLIGGLIVGSGFAKGLALALGIPFVAVNHVEAHALTARLPGIVPDGAPFPYLLLLVSGGHCQCIAVEGVGHYRKLGGTIDDAAGEAFDKVAKMLGLGWPGGPELEKLAREGNPKAISLPRPLWRREGCDFSFSGLKTAISQKLVPFGKEPLPRQFAADLAASFQQAVADVVTNRIEHALDMMPEAKLLVAAGGVAANTVLRAALEKTAAQRGLRFAAPPLRLCTDNAVMVGWAALETWQKAAECNLPPVNDNALRPRPRWPLEDMASRFEAETPSA, from the coding sequence ATGAACGAAACCGCACAAAACCGCAGGCCTGATGGCCCAATACTGGCCATTGAATCTTCTTGCGATGAAACCGCATGCGCCATTTTGGCCCCCGATGGCACCGTGCTTGCGCAGCGTGTTATTTCTCAGGACGGGCATGCAGATTTTGGCGGCGTGGTGCCCGAAATTGCCGCCCGCGCCCATTTGGCCCTGTTGCCGAATCTGGTTAAGGCCACTTTGCAGGATGCCAACATCGCCCCGGCGACTCTGTCTTTCATTGCCGCCAGCACAGGGCCGGGACTTATTGGCGGGCTGATTGTGGGCAGTGGTTTTGCCAAGGGGCTGGCATTGGCGCTGGGCATTCCGTTTGTAGCGGTCAACCACGTAGAGGCCCATGCCCTCACAGCCCGTCTGCCCGGCATTGTGCCCGATGGCGCGCCCTTCCCCTACCTGCTGCTGCTGGTTTCTGGCGGCCATTGCCAGTGCATTGCCGTAGAAGGCGTAGGCCATTACCGCAAACTGGGCGGCACGATTGATGATGCTGCCGGTGAAGCCTTTGATAAGGTTGCCAAAATGCTGGGCCTTGGCTGGCCCGGTGGGCCAGAGCTGGAAAAACTGGCGCGTGAGGGCAACCCCAAGGCCATTTCCCTGCCCCGCCCACTCTGGCGGCGTGAAGGCTGCGATTTTTCATTTTCCGGCCTAAAAACCGCTATCTCTCAAAAGCTTGTACCTTTTGGCAAAGAGCCTCTGCCCCGCCAGTTTGCGGCAGATCTGGCAGCTTCCTTCCAGCAGGCTGTGGCTGATGTGGTGACCAACCGTATTGAACACGCACTGGATATGATGCCCGAAGCCAAACTTCTGGTAGCTGCCGGTGGCGTGGCCGCAAATACGGTTTTGCGCGCAGCGTTAGAAAAAACAGCAGCACAACGCGGCCTGCGCTTTGCAGCCCCGCCTTTGCGCCTATGCACAGATAACGCCGTTATGGTGGGGTGGGCAGCCTTGGAAACATGGCAGAAAGCCGCAGAGTGCAATCTGCCCCCCGTAAACGATAACGCCCTACGCCCTCGCCCGCGCTGGCCACTGGAAGATATGGCCAGCCGTTTTGAAGCAGAAACACCCTCCGCATGA
- the hemC gene encoding hydroxymethylbilane synthase gives MDSAYPSSSAPSPALQELAAEAAARQKKASGHSGRRTLPLRVGTRGSPLALVQTRAFLTTLTRFCPVLRDMGAFQEHQINTTGDQVQNRRLAEIGGKGLFAKEIHEALADGRIDFAVHSLKDLETTLPPGLVLACTLKREDARDALILSPGLAQSDPDDPYSALPEGALIGCASVRRQAQMLHVRPDLQFGLLRGNVQTRLDKLAAHQCQATLLALAGLKRLGMAERASIVLDPTVMVPAAGQGIVGVTVREDDIELRELLSAIEDYEARAVATAERSLLAELDGSCRTPIGGYAQLIPIVAGEDPKLHLTGLVAREDGSFLLKRSITGLPEDAARLGKELGESLRKDSPSDIFEEN, from the coding sequence ATGGATTCAGCCTACCCTTCCTCATCCGCCCCTTCTCCTGCGTTGCAGGAACTTGCGGCGGAAGCGGCGGCCCGCCAGAAAAAGGCAAGTGGCCATTCTGGGCGCCGCACCCTGCCTTTGCGTGTTGGCACGCGGGGTTCGCCCCTCGCGCTGGTGCAGACGCGCGCCTTTCTTACCACACTGACACGCTTCTGCCCCGTTTTGCGGGATATGGGCGCGTTTCAGGAACACCAGATTAACACCACGGGTGATCAGGTGCAAAATCGGCGTTTGGCCGAAATTGGTGGTAAAGGCCTGTTTGCAAAGGAAATTCATGAAGCCCTGGCCGATGGGCGGATTGATTTTGCCGTGCACAGCCTCAAAGATCTGGAAACCACGCTGCCCCCCGGCCTTGTGCTGGCCTGCACGCTTAAGCGGGAAGATGCGCGTGATGCCCTGATTCTCAGCCCCGGCCTTGCGCAGTCCGATCCGGATGATCCGTATTCCGCCCTGCCAGAAGGTGCGCTTATTGGCTGTGCATCCGTACGCCGGCAGGCGCAGATGCTGCATGTGCGCCCAGACCTGCAATTTGGTCTGCTGCGCGGCAACGTGCAAACCCGACTCGATAAACTCGCGGCCCATCAGTGTCAGGCCACGCTGTTGGCTCTTGCCGGGCTTAAGCGCCTTGGCATGGCAGAACGCGCCAGCATTGTGCTGGACCCCACAGTTATGGTGCCAGCCGCAGGGCAGGGCATTGTGGGCGTAACCGTGCGCGAAGATGATATTGAACTGCGCGAACTGCTCTCTGCGATTGAAGATTACGAGGCCCGTGCCGTTGCCACGGCAGAGCGCTCCCTGTTGGCAGAGCTGGATGGTTCGTGCCGCACGCCTATTGGTGGCTACGCGCAGCTTATTCCCATCGTGGCGGGGGAAGACCCCAAACTGCACCTTACGGGCCTTGTTGCGCGTGAAGATGGGTCCTTCCTGTTAAAGCGCAGTATCACGGGCCTGCCGGAAGATGCTGCAAGACTGGGTAAGGAACTGGGTGAAAGCCTGCGTAAAGACAGCCCGTCTGATATTTTTGAGGAAAACTGA
- a CDS encoding uroporphyrinogen-III synthase, protein MHPRGVIITRPEPGLSETMAAVADAGWLPLASPALVVQRYTLRLPKKLPAAILLTSGQAVSAVVAAAQQAKALDIPVYAVGDRTAQRARDAGFTHVKSADGDARALVALLQTHQQPECGSLLLCSGAGQGVELAAWCRQAGFKVVRRVVYAAKPIQHINAQTCTAIQAAKVAVVLFFSAESAVGWLAALPKAEQNVLAAQARAVVISGRVAGVLRAAGWQNVRIADHVSAAAVMDALGAYPA, encoded by the coding sequence ATGCATCCGCGTGGCGTGATTATCACGCGCCCGGAACCGGGACTGAGTGAAACAATGGCAGCCGTTGCAGATGCAGGCTGGCTGCCATTGGCCTCACCTGCATTGGTTGTGCAGCGATATACGTTGCGCTTACCGAAAAAATTACCCGCAGCCATACTCCTTACCAGTGGGCAGGCTGTTTCTGCTGTGGTGGCAGCAGCACAGCAGGCCAAGGCGCTGGATATACCGGTTTACGCGGTAGGGGATCGCACAGCCCAACGGGCGCGAGATGCCGGGTTTACGCATGTTAAAAGTGCGGATGGTGATGCCCGTGCGCTTGTTGCGCTTTTACAAACTCACCAACAGCCAGAATGTGGCAGCCTGTTGCTATGTTCTGGGGCTGGGCAAGGCGTAGAGCTTGCCGCTTGGTGCAGGCAGGCCGGGTTTAAGGTTGTGCGCCGGGTTGTTTATGCAGCCAAACCAATCCAGCACATAAACGCGCAAACGTGCACAGCCATTCAGGCCGCCAAGGTGGCGGTGGTTCTGTTTTTTTCAGCAGAGAGTGCGGTTGGTTGGTTGGCCGCTTTGCCAAAGGCAGAACAGAATGTGTTGGCCGCGCAAGCAAGAGCCGTGGTGATATCTGGCCGTGTGGCCGGTGTGCTGCGTGCCGCCGGTTGGCAAAACGTGCGCATTGCAGACCATGTATCCGCCGCAGCGGTTATGGATGCTTTGGGGGCATATCCCGCATAA
- the secB gene encoding protein-export chaperone SecB translates to MSETEQSAPPALPLAVNLQYTRDLSFEVPVGAEIFATLRSQPQIGVNIDVQANRLQDDQMVYEVVLSIKAEAKEAPEKEGGPAGRTVFLTELVYAAVVTLTNPPQELIEPILLVEVPRLIFPYARNIISDVTRDGGFPPIVLQPIDFVALWQARRAEFPEAAGHA, encoded by the coding sequence ATGTCTGAAACAGAACAGAGTGCCCCACCCGCACTGCCGCTTGCCGTTAACCTGCAGTACACCCGCGATCTGTCGTTTGAAGTGCCGGTTGGTGCAGAAATTTTTGCCACCCTGCGCAGCCAGCCCCAGATTGGCGTGAACATTGATGTGCAGGCCAACCGCCTGCAGGATGACCAGATGGTTTACGAGGTTGTTCTGTCCATTAAGGCAGAAGCCAAGGAAGCCCCGGAAAAGGAAGGTGGCCCCGCTGGCCGCACCGTGTTCCTGACCGAGCTGGTTTACGCCGCTGTGGTAACACTGACCAACCCGCCGCAGGAACTGATCGAACCGATCCTGCTGGTTGAAGTGCCGCGTCTGATCTTCCCCTACGCACGTAACATCATCAGCGATGTCACGCGTGATGGTGGCTTCCCGCCCATCGTGCTGCAGCCGATCGACTTTGTGGCTCTGTGGCAGGCACGCCGCGCAGAATTCCCCGAAGCAGCAGGCCACGCATAA